From one Salvelinus alpinus chromosome 14, SLU_Salpinus.1, whole genome shotgun sequence genomic stretch:
- the LOC139538395 gene encoding uncharacterized protein yields the protein MKNDILGLNYPEDGEVKDPLPQIELKAVTRRKVKTKRSANRSTVEQSTDTDAAERDFVDNQNDEDEEEVKKDPLSQMEQDAVKRNTVKLHLECTSEKGLLTRSIVGSMLEDVDMVRTDGHEIHRPSSSKSSLSITSAMTGGSQSDFTNSLPGTPVPNEWPDESYCPIIRSSVIDMSDSSTHSQGSTNYTRQTISAIVDTVMEVIPREDTEHIATADDVTSFTRRLARLSPRDGLQNFSHELTDKVYELIKSHNTPQALFVPAGKSVSDSILLKLKTGLNASEESREFPSDLVYSFAEESIKRLLQQIVFWLPPPSQRSDFCQTIVSDGSLQDTSRLIPSSSAISISSSPVYCDTKSLFTNIMVNQVMDTCSVASNSSEELSELMNIINGLSPTDAGTLDSDRPALMTPSRQSSFKSLPRPSLSGSSTHNGGTVDIQVLGEVESKMDNKDMEMSSVSVHPSTPSAMDSDTHASFDSTSNDYTSLVLLLIVRLLSMITPITLRESSDIGETSRVLTKRILSEFCGTSGLEPTQAYPQNLKIKKIFKAVYKGLLQEFGSDKMLQVAMKSTDYAFDDALVKSLTRELQAKCNEASSSPPSMTQLSSHNALGSDEVGNSGLPTTGRKDKKRGRFSALCGLNPKCTKKVNKKNHCTPTLSQNQTPAVSETAIVNDQESCRTESVCSTKKKPRKRSLISRMFSAIGKALSSPFTSCYKRKTT from the exons ATGAAGAATGATATCCTGGGTTTAAACTATCCAGAAGATGGTGAAGTGAAGGATCCCCTGCCTCAGATCGAGCTGAAGGCTGTGACAAGGAGAAAAGTTAAG ACCAAGAGGAGTGCCAACAGGTCCACAGTTGAACAGAGCACTGATACTGATGCAGCTGAGAGAGATTTTGTTGATAATCAGAATGATGAAgatgaggaagaggtgaagaaggATCCCCTGTCTCAGATGGAGCAGGATGCCGTGAAGAGAAATACAGTCAAG cttcacctggaatgcacctCAGAGAAAGGCCTCTTGACTCGTTCCATCGTGGGCTCCATGTTGGAGGATGTTGACATGGTGAGAACTGATGGACACGAGATACACCGGCCATCCTCCTCAAAGTCCTCCCTGTCCATCACCTCTGCCATGACCGGAGGGTCCCAGAGTGATTTTACAAATTCTCTTCCAGGGACTCCAGTCCCCAATGAGTGGCCTGATGAAAGCTATTGTCCTATCATTAGGAGTTCGGTCATTGATATGAGTGACTCCTCAACTCATTCACAAGGGTCAACAAATTACACAAGGCAAACCATCTCTGCCATAGTTGACACTGTTATGGAGGTCATTCCAAGAGAAGATACGGAACACATAGCCACTGCAGATGATGTCACTTCTTTTACAAGAAGACTTGCGAGACTCAGCCCCAGGGACGGTCTTCAGAACTTCTCACATGAGCTCACTGACAAAGTTTATGAGCTCATAAAAAGTCACAACACCCCCCAGGCTCTTTTTGTGCCAGCTGGCAAGAGCGTGTCTGACTCTATTCTTTTGAAGCTGAAGACAGGATTGAATGCTTCTGAAGAATCCAGGGAGTTTCCATCTGACCTTGTGTACTCCTTTGCTGAGGAGTCAATAAAACGTCTGCTACAGCAGATTGTCTTCTGGCTTCCTCCACCATCACAAAGATCTGATTTCTGCCAAACTATCGTCTCTGATGGTTCTCTGCAGGACACAAGCCGGCTTATCCCGAGCTCTTCTGCCATCTCCATTAGTTCCTCACCGGTCTACTGTGACACAAAGAGCCTTTTCACCAATATAATGGTCAATCAGGTCATGGATACCTGTTCTGTGGCCTCCAATTCATCAGAAGAATTATCAGAGTTGATGAACATAATCAATGGGTTGTCCCCAACTGATGCTGGAACACTTGACTCTGACAGACCGGCTCTCATGACCCCTAGCCGTCAGTCTAGTTTCAAATCATTGCCTAGACCCTCTCTGTCTGGCAGCAGCACACACAACGGTGGAACTGTGGATATTCAAGTTTTAGGAGAGGTGGAATCCAAGATGGACAACAAAGATATGGAGATGTCTAGTGTCTCTGTGCATCCATCAACTCCATCAGCTATGGACTCTGATACACATGCATCATTTGACTCCACTAGCAATGACTACACCTCTTTGGTACTTTTACTGATTGTTAGATTGCTGTCAATGATCACCCCTATCACATTACGGGAATCCTCTGACATTGGTGAAACATCAAGAGTTCTCACAAAGAGGATTCTGTCTGAGTTCTGTGGCACCTCAGGCCTTGAACCAACTCAAGCCTACCCCCAGAATCTGAAAATCAAAAAGATTTTCAAGGCTGTCTACAAGGGGCTTCTTCAAGAATTCGGGTCAGACAAGATGCTCCAGGTTGCAATGAAGTCAACGGATTATGCATTTGACGATGCCCTGGTCAAATCATTAACTAGGGAACTACAAGCTAAATGCAATGAGGCTAGCTCTTCACCTCCCTCCATGACCCAGTTGTCATCACACAATGCACTTGGCAGTGACGAGGTAGGTAATTCTGGGCTTCCAACAACTGGTAGAAAGGACAAGAAGAGAGGAAGATTCAGCGCTCTCTGTGGACTCAACCCAAAG TGTACAAAGAAGGTCAACAAGAAGAACCACTGCACTCCAACACTTTCCCAGAACCAGACCCCTGCCGTCAGTGAAACAG CAATTGTCAATGATCAAGAATCCTGCCGAACAGAGAGTGTATGCTCCACCAAGAAGAAACCAAGGAAGCGTTCGCTCATTTCCAGGATGTTTTCAGCTATAGGCAAAGCCTTGTCCAGTCCCTTTACTTCCTGCTATAAAAGGAAGACCACATAA